One Candidatus Regiella endosymbiont of Tuberolachnus salignus genomic window, AGACTACATCGATTCAAGGTTGAGTGAACAGGTTTGGAATGCGGCGGTTATTTTTGAGGAAATCCGTGAAAAAGGCTACCGGGGTGGGAGTGCGATGCTCCGACGTTATATACATCCCAAACGTCCGCTCAGGGCCTCGAAAAACACGGTACGCTTTGAAACCCTCCCCGGTTATCAACTTCAACACGATTGGGGAGAAATCATCGTTGAGGTGGCAGGCTCTGCCTGTACGGTTAATTTTGCCGTTAATACGCTCGGTTTTTCGCGTCGCTTTCATGTCTTTGCTGCCCCTAAGCAAGATGCTGAGCACACGTATGAATCGCTGGTTCGCAGCTTCAATTACTTCGGTGGCAGCGTAAAAAATGTCTTGGTAGATAACCAAAAAGCCGCTGTTATCAAACATGGACAAAATGGCCACATCGAGTTCAATGCGGGCTTCCTGCAACTGGCTAATCACTATGGGTTTAGCCCTCGCGCCTGTAAGCCTTATCGACCGCAAACGAAAGGCAAAACCGAACGGATGGTGGGCTATGTTAAACACAATTTTTTCACTCGCTACCGTCAGTTTGAGAGTTTCGCTCATGTTAATCAACTGCTAGCGATGTGGCTGGCGAAAGTGGCAGACCAGCGTCATCTTCGTCAATTCAAGCAGACACCGGAAAATCGTTTTGCTGAGGAAAAAATAGCCTTGATGCCACTCCCTGCGACTGATTTCGATACCAGCTACTTCGACCTACGACAAGTGGCATGGGACAGCTATATCGATGTCAGAGGTAATCGCTATAGCGTGCCTTCATTCTGGTGTGGTCGTGCGGTTAATATTCGTATCGGTTTAGATAATACGCTACGTATTTACGGCGATGAGCAACTGCTCGCGACGCATCTCTTGCAGGAGGTAACGCAGGGCTGGCAAAAGGTGCCAGAACATCATCAAGCCCTTTGGCAACAGGTCAATCGAGTAGCGTCTCGTTCGCTCAGTGTGTATGAGGAGCTACTCTGATGGAAATGGAAAACTTGTTGATACGGTTAAAAATGGATTACCTGGGCGATGCGTTGGAGAGTTTATGTGAAGAAGCCACCAAGAAAGCACTGAACTACCGTGAATTTCTCCAGCAGGCATTAGCCCAGGAATGGAACGGGCGTCACCAAAAAGGCTTGGAATCGCGGTTAAAACAAGCACGTTTGCCGTGGATAAAAACCTTGGAGCAATTTGACTTTACTTTCCAACCAAGTATAGACAGGAAAATTATCCGCGAGCTGGCGGGGCTGAGGTTTGTCGAACATCATGAAAACGTCATTTTGTTAGGCCCACCTGGGGTAGGGAAAACGCATTTGGCGATAGCGCTGGCTGTCAAGGCAGCTACAGCTGGGCATCGGGTATTGTTTATGCCTCTGGATAGACTCTGCTGTACCTTAATGAAGGCAAAGCAAGAAAACCGTCTGGAACGCCAACTTCAGCAACTGTGCTATGCCAGGGTATTAATACTGGATGAAATCGGGTATTTACCGATGAATCGCGAAGAAGCTAGCCTATTTTTCAGGTTATTGAGCCGTCGTTATGAAAAGGCGAGCATCATTCTCACATCAAATAAAAGTTTTACTGATTGGGGGGACGTATTCGGTGATCACATTTTAGCAACTGCGATTTTAGACAGGCTTTTACATCATTCAACCACATTGAATATTAAAGGAGAAAGCTATCGACTCAAAAATAAACGCAAAGCAGGCATGTTGCCTATAAAAACGACTGATATTATCCAGGCGCCTGGAATAGAAACCCAACAGGAAAATTAGCAAAAACTGGACATTTTAAAGTAGCAAAAAGTGGTCAATCTAAAGTAGCGTTGACACCGCCATAATCAGGCGGTAAATCACGCCAGGGAGCGCCGGTTCTCAATATCCAGAAAACAGCATTAATAAACTGCCTGTTATCTCTGGCTATGCCACCCCAAGTGCCTTTTCTCCCCGGGAGATGAGCTTCCAATAGGCTCCAAACATGATCGGATATATCGTGGCGGCGATGGGCTAAATTCATTCCCGAATCATCTTTCATTATTGAATCATCTCAACAGTTGTCGTTATTTGTTACATGATAATATATTTTTTATTACGTGACGACACTACTTAAGCATTATCCTGTACCAGAACGAATAAACAATTTCGCGCCAACAGAGAATCAGAAACAAATACATCAGTGGCTGCAAACATTACAGGCTAATCCAGGTCACAATGGTGTGGCATTTTATGGCGCACCTGGTATGGGTAAAACCACGGTGCTGAAAGACTATTTTTCCACTCAGGCTTTAAAAACACTCTGGATAGAATCACATACGCTGATTGATGATGTTAACTTGCAGCATAAGTTGGCTGCATCAGATACTGAATACCTGGTGATTGATGACTGTAACGATCCCAAAGGGAATTATCGCTATCAGAAAGTGCTCTTTGATTTACTGAACACTGAAACCCTGTTGAATAAAAACGGCCAGCCGGTCAAGGTGATTTTGGTGTCTAATCGTCAGTCTCAGCAAGATTTGGTGGGCGATACAATATCTGGCAATGAATTGTTATCACCACGCATGAAAAGCCGCTATGCCGGCCGTTTTACTTCCGTAGAGTTGATCCCAGGCGAAGATTTTCGTGCTAATGGCATTAAACGCGGAGTGATCACCACACCGGGTACTGTCACCGTTTCTTCAGAAGCTTATCAGCTTTCAATAACTGATTATCTTGAAAAACATTCCGAGTATATTAGAAAATATGACATGGTATCAGCCAAAGTAGGGCAAACACTCCGAGCATTCCAAGATTTAGCAGAGAAAGCACACCAAGATTCAGCATGGCAAGCATTTCAAGATTTTCGAAAAAATACTCTTCAAAACATCACAAATTGCCCTGAAATTTTTGTCGATATGACAAAATGCGGGGACTCCTACGACCCTCGATGCCGTTTCTTAATTACACAAATTTTGGATGTCATGGAAGCTAAACCCGATTATAAAGTGACCATAGTTTCTGAAGAGCCGCAAAAGACAATGTCCATGCTCAAAAAAATGATGGCAGAGGTTGATAAAACAGATAAATATCTTTCCAGATTGCAGCGTCTTGCCGTTCAATAACAAAATTATTCTTTAAGCGAAGAGCAGCACCTGGCCTCTGTTGGGTTATTTGCTGCCCTTACGGAAAGATGATCTACTTTTTTCATTTTATGGCTACGGTACGGAATGACATTAGCGACATTTTGACAATAGGAAGGGAAAGAGGCGCCAATAATATATTGATATAAAATAATATTTATTAATACATATCAGTTAAATTACAGGGTACCTACTATCGGTAAATCTTCTGTAACTTTGGCAAGGTCTGTGAAATATGTGCCGTCACGTAATAAAAATAGGTTACATAGCGGGAGCTGTGTCATAAAAGGAGTGTCATCATCATGGATAGAACCAATTTAATCAATACCGTGGAAGAACCGGATAACAGGATATCCGATGTAGATTTAACAACGTCCACAGAGCAAAAACAGGTGATACCGCAGTCTGTTGTTGATGAAGAGCTAGCAACACAACTCATACAGTACCTGATAGAAGCACAAGTCATCCCTGGATTACAGCCAGATAAACTGGCGGATAAAGAAAAGGAACTGACCTTTCACTATCTTACCCCCCGTTATCATGATGTTGTCATACGGCAAAACAAAAAGCCGTCGGTATCGGGTTTGACCACCTTTACCGCACTACAACGAGAGATAACCCAGTCTGTTCTTAATGAAATTGCAGAGAAAACCGGTCTGGAGTTCCGCCAGGTTGAGGATGATGAACTCGCTGATCTGGTCTTTGGTAATTTCCATCTTTCAACGGGTACCCTTCTCGGTTTTGTTAATTTCGATGCTGCAACGAGTAGCCTTCTCGGTTTTGTTGATTCCACTACTGTCCCTTCTAAAAGCAACGAAATCTGGATGAATACCAGGCGGAAGGCTCGCCTAGCTCCAAAGTATTTTAAATTTTTTCTTGTTCATGAAATCGGGCATGCGCTTAGACTGGATCACAGCGATGACCTGAAGGATCCTCGCACGATAATGTCGTATAACCCGGGTTCGACGGGATTACAGGTTGCTGATTTTTTGGCTTTATGGACGCTGCATGGTCGCGACAGCAATCCGCAATCAGAGGAACGAATAAAGGCTGGGGAACAGGCCAGGGCAAAGATGTGGGCAAGGATAAAGGAAGAGGTAACGCCAGGAGCCTATTGGAAAAAGTCACTTTTACGTGCGGGGGATACCGATATTGCTCTCGTTTCTATTGATAAAGTACACAGCATGCTATGTGTTGATGTGTTCGATGAAGCAACAGAGGCAGATGATTATTTCAGAGATAAAACCTATGCTGAGATTAGAATCAGAAATCATGCAGGCAAGGTTATTTTTGAAAAAAAAATAAAAAGCACAGGTAGGGTGTCTCCACGTGAAGAGATCCCATTTACTGAGGGCTATCAACTGGAAATTTATCATGCTGAGGCAGAAACCAGTTTACTGTTCGCCTCAGATATCCAGGGTGCATCGGTGCCCAATGCCAAAACAAACCGTTTCATCATGACAAAAACCGGGCTGAAAAGGCTGATACCGGCTCATCAAATGACCCTGCTGGACAGGAATAATTATGCATTTGCTTCTCTTTCTGTGGATGCCGTTGCCAGGCAGCTGGAGATTGATATCAGTAAGCCCCTGGCGGATGAGCATGCTCAGGACTCCGTTTACGCAAGCATTAACGTGATCAATAAAAAAGGCCGGGTGTTTTTTAAAAAAGAGATCAAAGGCAGTGATACCGGCATGTTACGTACCCGGGTTTTGTTTTCTGAGGGCGATAAACTGGAGATATATCATGCGCAGGCAGAAGAATGCTTAAAAATTTTCTCTTCTGGTGTCAAGGTTGATGTTGCCGTAGCTGCAAAAACCACGACCTTTATCATGACACCGAGAGGTCTGGAAAAAATTCTGTTTTCACCTCAGCCAACACAGGGCGATACAGCAGACAAGATGGCTCAGGCAATGTCTGGTTTTACCCTTTTCCCTTTAGGCGCCGTTTCCTGTCAGCAAGATAACAGGCTAACGCCATCCGAATTTTTCAGTGCTTTGGTCAGTGCAGGGTCATACAGCGGCTTTTGGTAGCATGGTAATCTGCCGGATAAATCATTTTCCCTGGCATAACTACTTATCGTATATGGCAGTTCTGATATAAAAGAAGCCGGATGAAGCTAGCACAACCCCTTTAGGTCCGTGATAGTCACGTCGTTGTTCTATCGCACTGTATATTTCATTGCCACAGGCAGCTACCCCGTAGCAGATTAAAAAATCACTGTTAGGGTGCTTTAAATAAGGCAATAAAGAATAGGTCATCGGCACCACCGCTACTGATTCTTGCATGTTGCTGTAAAATGAAAGGCCGTGGCCGGTAGCGTTATACTCCAGCTGTAACGGCCTCATTTGGGCTGAATACACTAAGGTGCCGGCCGCATTGTAAATCGCTAATCCGTAGCGCGACGTTTTTTTCGCCATCGCGGCAAAAACATACACCCGCATCGCGGAGGATTGATTAAACCCGCCGGTGAGTTGATAGGCATGATAGCCGGCAACGGGGGCGTGAATAAAGGTATGACAGGTGAAGCCGCCAAATAATTTTTCCTTCAGTTTTTCTTTAGACATAGGCAGTGTACTCATGTAGTTAGAATCTATAAATACGCTGTCTTCAGCCGGATTTGTTCTACCGTAGTGGGCAGTTGCGATTTTTTGTTGGTACTGAACAAAAATAATGATAGGAATATGCTGGGGTATCGAGGTGGTAAAACGGGCGCCATGGGTGGCCGTTATCGTTAATCGTTCGATAAGATTCATCGGCGTGACCTCCGGCGACATCCACAGTCTGCCGGCAGGGTTTCTTATTGCAAATCCGAATGCCATGCTTACTCCATATAAACCACAATATCACTGCCCAAGGGATAGAGGTCAGAATCAGGAAAGGTGACGGTATTGCCTGAGATGATGATGTTTTCAGCGTACAGCGCCTGAGGCCGAGTGCCGGTGTCTTTCATGGTGGTGTCCATCACTTTCAAGGTCAACCCCTCAGGAACCGGGTAGCTTTTTGTGCGACCCTTAACCGAAGAGAGGTAATCCAAAATGAAGGTCGGCGTAATAGCCGTAACTAAATCGGTGCCATCGTCTAATTTAATTTGTATGCCGTAATGCATGTTTTCGCTCCTTTTTGATCACAATTTACCAAAGCGCACCCGTAACACGCCTCTTTCATC contains:
- the istA gene encoding IS21 family transposase encodes the protein MLRREDHYMIKQRHQQGAFIVDIAHQIGCSEKTVRRHISYPAPPTAKRGKKQVAKLEPFKDYIDSRLSEQVWNAAVIFEEIREKGYRGGSAMLRRYIHPKRPLRASKNTVRFETLPGYQLQHDWGEIIVEVAGSACTVNFAVNTLGFSRRFHVFAAPKQDAEHTYESLVRSFNYFGGSVKNVLVDNQKAAVIKHGQNGHIEFNAGFLQLANHYGFSPRACKPYRPQTKGKTERMVGYVKHNFFTRYRQFESFAHVNQLLAMWLAKVADQRHLRQFKQTPENRFAEEKIALMPLPATDFDTSYFDLRQVAWDSYIDVRGNRYSVPSFWCGRAVNIRIGLDNTLRIYGDEQLLATHLLQEVTQGWQKVPEHHQALWQQVNRVASRSLSVYEELL
- the istB gene encoding IS21-like element helper ATPase IstB; the encoded protein is MMEMENLLIRLKMDYLGDALESLCEEATKKALNYREFLQQALAQEWNGRHQKGLESRLKQARLPWIKTLEQFDFTFQPSIDRKIIRELAGLRFVEHHENVILLGPPGVGKTHLAIALAVKAATAGHRVLFMPLDRLCCTLMKAKQENRLERQLQQLCYARVLILDEIGYLPMNREEASLFFRLLSRRYEKASIILTSNKSFTDWGDVFGDHILATAILDRLLHHSTTLNIKGESYRLKNKRKAGMLPIKTTDIIQAPGIETQQEN
- a CDS encoding putative mucin/carbohydrate-binding domain-containing protein, whose amino-acid sequence is MDRTNLINTVEEPDNRISDVDLTTSTEQKQVIPQSVVDEELATQLIQYLIEAQVIPGLQPDKLADKEKELTFHYLTPRYHDVVIRQNKKPSVSGLTTFTALQREITQSVLNEIAEKTGLEFRQVEDDELADLVFGNFHLSTGTLLGFVNFDAATSSLLGFVDSTTVPSKSNEIWMNTRRKARLAPKYFKFFLVHEIGHALRLDHSDDLKDPRTIMSYNPGSTGLQVADFLALWTLHGRDSNPQSEERIKAGEQARAKMWARIKEEVTPGAYWKKSLLRAGDTDIALVSIDKVHSMLCVDVFDEATEADDYFRDKTYAEIRIRNHAGKVIFEKKIKSTGRVSPREEIPFTEGYQLEIYHAEAETSLLFASDIQGASVPNAKTNRFIMTKTGLKRLIPAHQMTLLDRNNYAFASLSVDAVARQLEIDISKPLADEHAQDSVYASINVINKKGRVFFKKEIKGSDTGMLRTRVLFSEGDKLEIYHAQAEECLKIFSSGVKVDVAVAAKTTTFIMTPRGLEKILFSPQPTQGDTADKMAQAMSGFTLFPLGAVSCQQDNRLTPSEFFSALVSAGSYSGFW